A window of Salarias fasciatus unplaced genomic scaffold, fSalaFa1.1, whole genome shotgun sequence contains these coding sequences:
- the LOC115384495 gene encoding 7-methylguanosine phosphate-specific 5'-nucleotidase-like, whose amino-acid sequence MVYHVPWIYTPVRTILAIWHQLTKTEIPELTKCSVLMRERSRVEEMIHAMQRAGAGSLQVISDFDMTLTRFAHNGRRVPTTHNILDNRLLISEDCAKKMKDLLNTYYPVEIDASRSTEEKLPHMVDWWTKVHELLIQQKIRKDLLAQAVKESTVMLRDGYKEFFDHLAEQQVPLLIFSAGVGDILEEVIQQNRVFHPNTHVISNYMDFDHAGVLQAFKGQLIHTFNKREGALRRAAGLTALQGRPNVLLLGDSLGDLTMADGVSEPENVLTIGFLNDQVEQRKESYVNSFDIVLVKDETMDVPNAVLRHIISGRDRK is encoded by the exons ATG gtgtACCACGTTCCCTGGATCTACACTCCGGTTCGGACCATCTTGGCAATCTGGCACCAGCTGACTAAAACTGAG ATCCCGGAGCTGACCAAATGTTCAGTCCTGATGAGGGAAcgcagcagagtggaggagatgATTCATGCCATGCAGCGAGCGGGAGCGGGGAGTCTtcag GTCATCTCAGACTTCGACATGACGCTGACCAGGTTCGCTCACAACGGCCGGAGAGTTCCCACCACCCACA aCATTCTGGATAACCGGTTGTTGATTAGTGAAGACTGTGCTAAAAAA ATGAAGGATCTGTTGAACACCTACTATCCTGTAGAGATTGATGCCAGTCGGAGTACGGAGGAGAAGCTGCCTCACATGGTTGATTG GTGGACTAAAGTCCATGAGCTGCTGATTCAGCAGAAGATCAGAAAAGACCTGTTGGCCCAGGCGGTGAAGGAATCCACCGTCATGCTCAG GGACGGGTATAAGGAGTTTTTTGACCATCTAGCCGAACAGCAGGTCCCTCTGCTGATCTTCTCCGCCGGCGTCGGGGACATCCTGGAGGAGGTCATCCAGCAGAACCGCGTCTTCCACCCCAACACCCACGTCATCTCCAACTACATGGACTTCGACCACGCG GGTGTGCTGCAGGCCTTCAAAGGTCAGCTGATCCACACCTTCAACAAGCGAGAGGGCGCCCTGCGCCGCGCCGCCGGCCTGACGGCGCTGCAGGGCCGGCCCaacgtgctgctgctgggagactCTTTGGGGGACCTGACCATGGCGGACGGCGTCTCCGAGCCGGAGAACGTCCTGACCATCGGCTTCCTCAACGACCAG gtggagcagagaaaaGAGTCGTACGTCAATTCTTTCGACATC
- the LOC115384492 gene encoding meteorin-like has protein sequence MAAFALWNYASWMLLLATFHASLANYSEDQCSWRGSGLSQQKGSVEQISLHCAEGTLDWLYPKGALRLTLSPRLPSVAVGPGGSSSGLITACVKPSEQFHGAQLYLERDGVLELLVGDRLESSPPPRVRCFSRLPGERVALFLQATPHQDISRRIASFRYELRGDWTARLSLDSNPISSEDACRPCNNTEILMAVCTSDFVVRGNIRSVEEDENLRAAVIRVGATRVFRQKYALFTGSSRISSQGEIRTLLQCGVKPGPGSFLFTGRVHFGEAWLGCAPRYKDFQRAYVLAKAAQQIPCELPVD, from the exons ATGGCTGCTTTTGCGCTTTGGAATTACGCATCCTGGATGTTACTTTTGGCGACGTTTCACGCGTCTCTCGCGAATTACTCCGAAGACCAGTGCAGCTGGAGAGGCAG TGGCTTGTCCCAGCAGAAGGGGAGCGTGGAGCAGATCTCCCTCCACTGTGCAGAGGGCACCCTGGACTGGCTGTACCCCAAAGGCGCCCTGCGCCTCACCCTCTCCCCCCGCCTGCCCTCCGTGGCGGTGGGGCCCGGCGGCAGCAGCTCGGGCCTCATCACGGCCTGCGTCAAGCCCTCGGAGCAGTTCCACGGCGCCCAGCTCTACCTGGAGCGGGACGGCGTCCTGGAGCTCCTGGTGGGGGACCGGCTGGAGTCCTCCCCGCCGCCCAGGGTGCGCTGCTTCAGCCGGCTGCCCGGGGAGAGGGTGGCCCTCTTCCTGCAGGCCACCCCCCATCAGGACATCAGCCGCAGGATCGCCTCCTTCCGCTACGAGCTGAGGGGCGACTGGACCGCCCGGCTGTCGCTGGACTCCAACCCCATCAGCAGCGAGG ATGCCTGCAGGCCCTGCAACAACACAGAGATCCTCATGGCTGTTTGCACCAGCGACTTCG tgGTGCGAGGGAACATCCGGTCCGTGGAGGAAGACGAGAATCTGCGGGCGGCGGTGATCAGAGTCGGCGCCACCCGCGTGTTCCGTCAGAAGTACGCCCTGTTCACCGGCAGCAGCCGCATCAGCAGCCAGGGCGAGATCAGGACTCTGCTGCAGTGCGGCGTCAAGCCGGGACCCGGCAGCTTCCTCTTCACCGGCCGCGTCCACTTCGGCGAGGCGTGGCTGGGCTGCGCGCCCCGGTACAAGGACTTCCAGCGGGCGTACGTCCTGGCGAAGGCGGCCCAGCAGATCCCCTGTGAGCTGCCCGTAGACTGA